A window of Rosa rugosa chromosome 7, drRosRugo1.1, whole genome shotgun sequence genomic DNA:
ATACAAAAGCTTGAGCTGAATTCCAAGGTACTATATGAGCAAGAATGCTCAAGGTACCCATGTTTATACCAATCAGGCAAACGGATTACATTCAAATCCCCAATGAAAATGAATCAAAAGAACACTCTGCACAAAAACCCAAATTCAGCATCAACAACCAAACCAGGAAAAGAATGTAAAAAATCTACTCGCAGTAGCATGATTAAAAAAGCCCTTGGTGTTCCACACATTGAGTGCTGAGCGTCTCCTTTATACAGATACGGATACGGATGTTGGTAACCAGTTTCAGACTTGTGTACTAGTAAGACATCTCCACTGCCTTGCACGGGGGCTGTTCTCTAAAAGCATCAGCAAACCCACATTGGCCGATAGTCCAAACATGTACCTGAATTATTTTGAGAACATGATAAGAAAGCATAAAGGAATAAATACCCATGTTCAATCAAGAAAGCAAAAGAGTGCCAGAAGGCTGTGGGACACAAGGTTTTGCTCTGGGAGCTATTATAAGCTGCTATCTTTCATGTTGTCTACTGGAAAGAGAAACATGTACAGATGTTTGTGGGACAAAGATTAGCTCTAAAGGCTTTAAGAAGTCTATTGCTAAGCACTACAAAATTAGTGGACAAAGGTTAGGAGACTGCTACAAGGAGGTGCCAGGCCTTTCTATTTTCAAACGTGCATTAttttcaattaatcataaaaaagaaattaaaagaaccGTGTCAATTATAAGCTAAAATTTATATCCACTATGGTGTCAACAACCACTACTTACTTGCTTCGACGGGCTCTCCTTCTCCAGAAAACAAAGGACTTGACCCACTGCAAACAACAAACAAGTGCTAATTCAAATGATGATCCATgttagatatatatatttcatttgCCACAAATAAATCCAAAATTACCTTAAAAACCGACATGAATGAAAAGCCAGATTGCTTCTTCACAATCACTCGTCCATCTGGTGACATGTCTTTACACAAGTGTTGAGCTATTTCTTTGAGTAACACCAGTTGAGCTTTATCAGTTCGCATCGAAAGCATTGTTTGCCTCATTGACTCCCTGTCAGCCTCAAGTGCCTGAAGCCTCATATAGAGCTTCATGATATCAGGATCCTCGGCATGGTGAAGTGACCCTCTTGGTGTAGTTACGTAATCCCCATAGATCCCAGCTCCAGCTTTGGCCTCAGTAAAACCACTGTATGGTGCTCCATTATGAATAGAGTCAATCGTATAAACTCTGTCACACATGTCATCTCCAATTTCTGATGCATTGTCCAACTTTCTCGTATATGAGTAGTCCTCAGGGTGGGAGACATTCTCTGCCCTCTTGAAGCTGCTGCTATACCTAGGAGATTCAGCAAAGAAATCTGCACCGGCTTCTCTTACAATTGCTGAATATGGAGTCGAATCATTTGAAACTATCCTGGAATGTCTTGACCGCCTAGGAGAATGGCCAATCACCCCCTTTTCATATATGTGCTTGGAGCCCGAAAAATCCCCTTCCAACTGAGTGTTGCTCGGAGATCTCTCCATCTGGTAGAGCCTATTTTCTAAATTCTTCAAATGATCTCGAGGAGTCTCACCAAATGCATATTTCTCAATATCTGCTACATCATCATCCTCCAAAGGACCTTGGGTCTCATTTATCTTGCATTTCAAAGGTGGGTATTCATAAACGGGAGTTGTGGGGAGATCATACTGGGATTCAACATCCCCCATGCTCTGGTTACGGCTGAGCACACTCCCTGCACCATCAGCCTCGGCCTCAGATAGCCCATAACTCATCATCCGATGTTTATAGGCCTGCACTTCACAGGTGAGTGCCTGAATTGTCTGCTCTCTCTTATACAAAAGATCTTCCAATGCCACAAGCTCCTGCTGGTCATGTGCCATCTTTTCCTCGACAAAGAGCTTGAACTGCCTGGCCTCCATCTGTATTTCAGCCTTCTCGCTCTGCAACCTCAGTATCATGGACATAGCCTCATTTGCAGCTGATGAAGCAGCATTCCTCTCCTCATCCAGTTCGGTGTACAAATCTTGTATCGTTTTCTGCTGGCTACTAAGAGTCTCACGCAGTGCATTACATTCGTGATCCATTTGGACTTTTGCATTGTAATAGACTTCCAACCCGGGTATAAAGAATCGGTTACCCTCCTCCTCCAACTCGGCATATTTCCTCTTGACCGACCGAATCCATGTCCCCGAGGAACCAGTCGTCAACGTGCAACTACATTCGCAATTGCAACATTTCGCCACATTCCTCGACGGGGACGGAAGTGCCTCCAACTCCATACACCCGATCCGCAATCAAAACCCCAACCAATTCAACACAACACCAGCCGAAAACAACAGAATCACCCCATTCAACAAAACAGAAATCCTATCGTTGAGCTCCCCCCAgatcctcctctctctctctgcgaatCCCCCTCCTTCCTGCACCCCTACCACCAGTTATATTGTTCTTCACAGATCAACAATTCATACTCAAAAGCTCCTAAaccaaaatcaacaaaatcaaaactaaacacacaaaaacaaaaacgaaaaGCAAATGCATGTAACAACTCCGTTCTGTTTCGACGGAGTATGTATCAAATGAAAACTACACAGCAAACACCATGCCTCTAATAATCACAGGTTCCCTCAAACCTGAGGGAACATGAAACAAGCTCCCTAATCCACGATTGCCTAAGCCGCGATTATGAAAAACTCAAAGCCTATTTCCCGGGGAATAAGAAAACAGAGCCACCAAGAGAACGAGATAAGaggtaaagaaagagagagagagagagagagagaggtacctGGAAAGAGCTTGAAGAACAAAACCGCACAAAGTCGTGGAGAGCAGGAAGTGCAGGCCAAATTTTCCCGGAAAGAAAAAGCTTAATCCGGAGAAAATTTAGGATCTGAAGGAAGAAGAACagcgaaacaaaaaaaagaagaaggccGAGCTGGAATCCTCCCTCCCCCCCCACTCCAAATTTAGAAGCCGCGCTTTGGAGGGAACCGAAAATCGAAATTGGGGGGGATATTACAGTCTCAGAGAATTGGGGAAaccctagattttttttttttttttcctgtttgttATTTTCAAAAACCAACTGCCCCCTTCCtgctcttttgttttttttttgtatttattcGTCTCGATTTCCGTgttagaggagagagaaagagagagaaggaaattATCAACAACAACcaacagaggagagagagagagtgagagagaaacGGGGGCGTTGGTTGGTTCAAGGAGGAGGGGGACCTTTTTTGTTTGACTCCGGCTTGTTACAACTAATTACCGCGTCATTTTATActctgtttagttttttttttttttactgttggGTAAAATTCGGAATTGCGAAATAAACACGCACGATACACGTCGGAAATTAGTGGCGATACCTGATTAACTGGTTATGAGGGGTGTTTGACCGGGGGATTTTAACTTGATCCAAATTATGAAGTTGGCACTTGTGAGGTGGTTGTGATtgatttaacttgttaatgcgTTTTGGGTTTTTTTACTAAATTTGGCGTGGAGAGAGAATGCATCGGGAAGTTGGCACTTGCGAGGCGGTTGTGATACATTATCGTTACGTAATAAGTGTTAAAATTGGATAAACCAGATCGTGGTGCACTGATCTAAACATGTCATTAATGAGATAAGTTCGACAGATTCTGATTGTAAATGTGTGGTTGTGACATTTTTATTCAAATTATCGTTATCACGACTGTACTGAACGGCCAAAAAGCGACTCTTCTTCTTGTTTATCTCCTCATCTTTAACACATTCCCTTTATCACTCtgtttgaaaataaaattcaaacagGTAAAATAAGCACAAGAACGTAAAACAATTCATTACTTACAAAATTTGATAGGAAATACGCTCCAATACTCTGCAAAGCAATTCACCATATGAAGAAATTGTTGATTAAACCTATATCAATAATATGGCCTTCAAAACTCAAATCATCAATTGAGAATAATGTGAAATCAATGATGATCATTCAAATCGCGACGGACAAACATATAGCAGAGTTTGAGATACTTGAGCATGGTGAGAAATCATAGAGTAAAAAAGTTATTCCTATACTAGGTGTCTCCTTTATTAGACTTTGTCAGTTTGTCTAAAAAGCCAATGATGTGGCAACTTGTCATTGGTTAGTTCATAGTGCTCTATTGTTGAGTGATCAACTTTAAGGTCAAGTGAAAACATTCTGTCATTT
This region includes:
- the LOC133720515 gene encoding myosin-binding protein 7; protein product: MELEALPSPSRNVAKCCNCECSCTLTTGSSGTWIRSVKRKYAELEEEGNRFFIPGLEVYYNAKVQMDHECNALRETLSSQQKTIQDLYTELDEERNAASSAANEAMSMILRLQSEKAEIQMEARQFKLFVEEKMAHDQQELVALEDLLYKREQTIQALTCEVQAYKHRMMSYGLSEAEADGAGSVLSRNQSMGDVESQYDLPTTPVYEYPPLKCKINETQGPLEDDDVADIEKYAFGETPRDHLKNLENRLYQMERSPSNTQLEGDFSGSKHIYEKGVIGHSPRRSRHSRIVSNDSTPYSAIVREAGADFFAESPRYSSSFKRAENVSHPEDYSYTRKLDNASEIGDDMCDRVYTIDSIHNGAPYSGFTEAKAGAGIYGDYVTTPRGSLHHAEDPDIMKLYMRLQALEADRESMRQTMLSMRTDKAQLVLLKEIAQHLCKDMSPDGRVIVKKQSGFSFMSVFKWVKSFVFWRRRARRSKYMFGLSANVGLLMLLENSPRARQWRCLTSTQV